A window of Verrucomicrobiia bacterium genomic DNA:
AGTTCTCCCTGGTCAGACAGGCTGCGGCCTGTACTGTGCCGTGCGACTGGGGCATCGATATCAGTCGAGGTCCGGCGACGCTGCTGCCGGGTCTGGCCCGCTGCAAAGCTGTCGCTGTCGCTACGAAGTTTCGCGTGATGTGGGAGCTGCAGCACGACCGCCAATCCGATGCGCGCGACGATCTGCTGGCTGCCTTTGCGGTGGCGCGAAATGCCTCCCGCGACGGCACCCTCATTTCGGTGCTGGTCCAAATCGCGAGCGAAGCCATTGACTGCACGACAATTGCCGAGAACTTCGGCCGGTTCTCGCCTGAGACCTTTAAAGAGTTGGCAGAGGGGCTCGATGCCGGGCCGGTCCGTGGGACCTTGGCCGGATCAATTCCAACAGAAAAAGCCATGTTCCATGACTGGCTGGTCAACAGGATTTTGTTTTTGCAGAAAGCCAACCCAGGGGACGACGCCAAAGTGATGGAGCAGATTCATAAGGACCTGGCCCCCGTGGAATTCAACGAAGGGGGCAAGACAGATATTTGGGGACCTCTGGCGCGCGCTGCGGGAGGCACCAGTCAAGGCCTCCTTACGTTGCTGAGCGACGAAGGGCAACTTTATGATCGGCTGGCAGAAATCTTAACCTTGCCCCCGGCAACTTATCAGCAGCAGGCCAAGCAATTCAGGGCTCAGCTCGAGGCATCTTCCAACCCGCTGCTCTCTGGGGCTTTCCCGGGGCCCGCCTTCGAGAGAGCCAAGCAGCGGGAATTCAACATCCAAGTGTGGCTGGCAATGGTGCGCGCGGCGGCAGAGTATAAGGTGAATGGCATGCCGGGATTGCAGACCGTGAACGACCCGTTCGGCCAGGGGCCGTTCCAATTCCAGCGCTTCGTCTTTGAAGGTGTGGACCGTGGGTTCTCGCTCAAATCCGCCTACAGCGGCTCAGGTTTTCCCGAGATGCTGATATTCGTGGAGACAACCGGACCCGGTTTTCACGTGGATGGGCCTAAAGCCGGAGAGTCACTGCCTTTAACAGGTGCCGCTAAATAACATCGATGCCCTTCAAAAATGGCAATGTCCTGGATGGTAGGGCCGCGTTCCAGGTGGCCCTTGTCCATGGTGTTGGAGTGTGAGAATGCCCATCCAGCAATGTCCAACTGAAACATGCCTGACCTGAGTTCAACCATCGTGGAGAGCGATTCCTCAGTCACACGCGATCTGCTGGGTCTGGCCCGCGCCGGGGATGCGGAGGCCTTTGGCGAGGTTTGCCGCCTTTACGAAACGCAGCTGCTCATGCAGGGCTTGGCCATATGCGGAGATTTTACCAAAGCTGAAGACTTGGCCCAGGACACATTGGTAGAAGCGTGGAAATCTCTAAAGCGCTATAATGGGCAATGCAGGTTCTTCACCTGGCTTTGCGCCATCCTCTTGAATCGCTATCGCAATATGCGCCGCGCACGGCGTCCATTGGCTTTCTCGACGCTGGTTCAACTCGATCAGGAGCAATTCCAGAGCCAGATCGACCGCTTGCCCTCTCCCGAGCCGCTGCCCGACTATGCCGCCGCCCTCGAGGAGCAGGCGCTCCTGGTCAGGAAGTGCATTCAGGCGCTCCCCCCAAAACATCAGCAGGTTGTTTATCTGCGCTTTTACGCAGATGATTCGCTCGAAGGCATTGCCGCTGCATTGGGCTGCTCTGTCGGCACAGTCAAATCTCGCCTCTTCAATGCGCTGGACAAACTGCGCCGCATGCGAGCGCTCACTGCGGGAGACAACACGCGCTATTCAAAAGAAAATTTATGAAACCTTGCCGTAGAAACCGCAAACATATCACCTGGCTGGCTCTGGGCGCTTTAAACGCCCAGGCGTCCCATGGGCTTCGGGCGCACATCGAGCAGTGTGCGGGGTGCCGGGAATATCTGGACGAAATTTCCAGGGTGACACACCGATTAAGCGGTCGCGATTCACTTCCGCAAGTCCAGGCGTCCGACGAGTTCCACGAGCGGCTCTTAAATACATTGAGGGTTGACCAGACTGAGTGGCTGCCAGTCCTGCAACCCGCACGAGCAATAAAGCAGAGGTTGCGCATGGGTCTCTCCCTGGTTGGCGCGGCAGCCGCCGTACTTCTGCTGGTATCCATCTTCTGGCGCCATGCGGCAACCCCACGGCCTTCGCCTCTCCCCGTTCTGGCAGATGCGTCGAGTTCGAAATCCGGTGATTTGGCTCCCACTGTCTCCAACTACCAGATGGTAGCCAATCAATCTTTGGAGAAACTGGATGAGCTGCTCACGCGGCAAGCCAATAGGCATCACGCGCCTGGCTCGGTCTATACGGCGTCAACCCTCCCGTCCTCAACCCAGCAGGAATAGGGACCCGGGAACGCATACCTGCAGCAGGAGCGTTAGCGCAAAAGAACGCAGAGAACGCAAAGAAATTAAACAGCAACTTCTTATTTAGTTTCTCTGCGCTCTTTGCGTTGCTTCGCGGCCGCACCGTCTTCGTTCTTTTGCGATTGAATGCGTGGAAGCATCCTCGGCTGCGATTGACTTGCCGTCGCGCTGTGGCTACCGTGGCGGCCATGAATCGTCGGTGGATTTGTTTGTTGCTGATGTTGTTTTGTTTGCTGGCTTTTCCTTCGCGCTCGCCGGCCCCGCTTATATACCGGCCAGGGGAAGGATGGAGCTACGAGCCTGTGGGCGGGGGAGGCAAATGGCAGCGAGCGCGGGCCAAGGATCAGCTCGAAGTGGCGCAGACGGCCTTCGAGAAAAAGGATTACAGCCTGGCCTTGAGAGCCGCCCGTCGAGTGGTGAGGGTCTGGCCACTTTCTGATTACGCGCCGCGGGCGCAGTATCTGGTGGGCCGTTGCTACGAAGCCAAGGGGCGCGACGAAAAGGCATTCCAGGAATACCAGAATGTCCTCGAGAAACAGCCAAAGATTGACAATTACGACGAGATTCTCCAGCGGCAGTTTAATATCGCCAACCAATACCTGGCCGGCAAATGGTTCAAATTGTGGGGTGTTATCCCGATATTTTCTTCGATGGACAAGACGGCTTCGATGTATGAAAAGATTGTCAAAAACGGGGCTTACAGCGAGGTGGCCCCTCAGGCCCAAATGAAAATCGGCGCCGCGCGCGAGAAGCAAAAGAACTATGCGGTGGCAGCCAAGGCTTATGAAATGGCTGCGGACCGCTATCACGATAGGCCGCAGTTAGCCGCCGACGCGGTTTATCGACAGGGTCTTTGCTACAAACAGGAGGCCCAAACCGCCGAGTACGACCAGAATACCGCCAGCCAGGCGATAGCCACTTTTACAGATTTCATGACGCTTTACCCCGGAGACAAGCGGGTAGCGGAGGCGCAAAAGATCATCGTCGGTCTTAAGACCGAGCAGGCGCGCGGGGATTTCGAGATTGCAAAGTTCTACGAGAAGTACAAGAAATGGAACGGGGCACTGGTCTATTACAATGAAGTCCTGCTGCAGGACCCCAACTCGCAGTATGCGACGCAGGCACGGATGCGCATCGACGAGTTGAAGAAGCGGACGCTGCCTGCAACCAATTAAAATGCGCCTTCTCTGGGGATTGTGCCTGGCCGTCTTGCTTGGCTTCGTCTTGAGCGGTTGCGCCGGTTACAAGCTGGGGCCGACCAACGGGCTCGAAGCTGGGGAGAAATCGGTCCAGATCAATCCCTTTGCCAATCGCACTCTACAGCCGCTTCTGACCGATGAAGTGACCGCCCAGTTGCGCAAGGAATTCCAACACGACGGCACCTTCCGTCTGGCGTCGCATGGGGACGGCGATATTATCGTCAGCGGCAACATTATCCGCTATGTGCGGGTCGAGGTTACCCTCGCCTCGGTGGATGTCCTCACTGTGCGCGACTTCCGACTGGAAATGCGGGCGCAGGTGACTGCCCGCGAGCGCGCCACGGGCAAGGTGCTTCTGGACCAACCGGTCTCGGGATTCACCCTCATCCGAGTCGGCAGCGACCTGCCGAGCGCTGAGCGCCAGGCCCTGCCGTTGCTGGCCGGAGACCTGGCCAAAAACGTGACGGCCCTTTTAGCGGAAGGAAAATGGTAAATCCTATGCTCAAATCCCTATTAAAACTTCTGGTGCTCGTTGGTTTAACGGCCATGTTGGTGGACGCGCCGGCCCAAATCGAAGCCCAAACCACGAATAACCCGGCGGCCAAACAACCCAGAACCGCAAAGAGGCCCCTTCCAGGCCCTTTCCACGGCAAACTGGCCGCGCTCGACCCAAAGGCAAAAACGATAACGGTTGGCAAACGCACTTTTCAGATCACCGCCCAAACTCGGATAAAGAAAGCTGATAAGCCCGCGACTTTAGCCGATGGCGTGGTGGGTGAACCGGTCAGCGGGTATGTGAAACCTGCTGAAGGCGGGAAATGGATCGCCAGCAGCGTCAATTTCGGCCCGAAGAGAAGCAAGCCCCGTACGGGGGAATAGGAGCGCTTAACGGCGCCACCAACTGGTTTTGCTCTTGATTCCCTTGGCGGGGACCATTTGCGATTGCTGCAAAAGCAACTGGGCCCGCGCCTGGTAGAGGGCCATGGTGAATTCATCGTAACTGAGGTAACGATCGCGCGGGTCTTTTGCTAAAACACGGACCAGGGCCTCACTGGTGAGTTGCGTGATTTCGGGGACAACCAGGTTGGGAGGAGTCAGGGCGATGTTGACGTGGGCGGCGACCAATTCCTGAACGCTGGGGGCCTCGAAAGGCACATGGCCGGTGAGGGCATGATAGAGGGTGCAGCCGAGGCTGTACATATCTGAAAGAAACGTCTCCTTTTCGCGTTTGATCTTTTCAGGAGCGACGTAATAGGGCGTCCCCTCAGTGACCATGTTGGACTCTGGTTCAACCTCGACGCTTCGGGCCAGGCCGAAATCGATGAGCTTGGGCTCGTTATCAGAATTGAAGAGGATGTTGCCGGGTTTGATGTCGCGATGGATAAGATTGTGTTTGAGAGCCAAATCAAGGGCCGAGGCGATTTTAATCCCAATGTCCAGCACGTCCAATTCCGGGAGGCGCTGATACTTCTCAATTCGTGAGTCGAGGCTCCCGCGATCCGCCAACTCCATGACGAGGTATCTTTGGCCTTCGGAGTCATCAAAGGCATAAATATGGATGATATTAGTGTGGTTCAGCGAGGCGCAGGCCCGGGCCTCGCGAATGAAACTCTCCAAGGCGACCTTATCGGCTTCGAGTTCTTTGCGCATGATTTTGACTGCGACCAGCCGTTCGAGGACGGTATCAAAGGCGCGATAGACTTTACCCTGGCCACCGGAGGCGATTTTGCTGCGCAACTCGAACTGGCGCAGTTGCATGGGCATCATGATGGGATGTCCGCAACGTTTGCAGGGCTCCGTCGAGAGTGGGGCCAGGTCTCCGGGAATGAAAACCTTGGCTTCGCACCCCGGGCAGGTAACCATTCTCAAAGGTTTGTCGCTCATTCCTTTCCTATTGTAACATTTACGGCTGTCCCCACAAGGTATTCCACAGCAGATCGGCAGCGAAATCGGCGTGAAACTGCCCACTTTTAGCGTGGCCGGCTGCGCGCGTCAAAGCGGAAAGGCCAGAAACAATTTGACAGGAGAGCATTTGGCGTGTTTCTTAGGCGCGTCGATTATGAAGAAAGTGAACATTTTTGTCCACGGCCAGAGTGCCCAGGGGCAGACGTCCATGTGGCAGCGTTGTGTCTGCCGTGGCGGCAGCGCGGGGGGTAACTTCTAATCGAGATTATTGAATTTAACGAAACCCGCGATTGCCAGTCAATCGCGGGTTTTTTGTTGAAGAATAAGCGTCGCAATGCGGTCAAAAAGAAAGAAATGATGATGAATGCGAAAAGCAAAAGGGTCCTAACCCGGTTCGCGCCGGAAGTGCGGTTTGAGGTCAGAGCGGTGGCGGGGGCGCCGTTCCGAGCGGATGCGGAGAACCGTTTTGAGCGGCTCAAGAGCCGGTTATTGGCCGAGAGGCTGGAAGAACTTTGGGAACCGGACTTGAACAGCCGAGTGCGCCGGGCAGCCAATGAGGCAGCCGCATTGGCATGGGTTACCCCCTATCCGCTTTTGGTTTTCCCGCTCTTATTTGAGGAAAAGGCCGAGACGGCGTTGGCAGTGGCCGCGCGCCAAGAACAGGTGCGCCAACGCAGCCGCGATCTGCTGGCAATATGAGAAGGATGAGGGATGAAGGGAGGCCCAAATCCTCATCTTTCATCCCTTATCCTTGATCTTTCCTCAGTGGTGGCGGCTGGAAATTTGTTTTGCGTTGGGGGTCCAGGTAAGGGAAGATGGGCGGCGGAACGGAGAGCTGGGGCCAACACCATGCGGATCCTTTACAACATCTTGTTCACGGTCGCTTTCGCCCTGTCCGCTCCCTATTACTTCTTGCGCATGTGGCGGCGAGGCAATTGGGTGGAGGGCTTCGCGCAACGCTTTGGGCGTTACAATTCCAAATTTAAACAGGCAATTACCAATCGCCATACGCTTTGGCTGCATGCGGTCAGTGTCGGCGAGGTGAACATCTGCACGCAATTAATTCGAGCGCTCGAACCGCGCTTGCCGAACCTCAAGGTTGTGGTTTCCACCACCACGACAACGGGTATGGAAGAACTGCACCGCAAATTGCCCAGCCATGTCAGCCGGATTTATTTTCCAATAGACTTCCGTAAGTGCGTTTCGCATGCGCTCAAGACCATTCGTCCCGAAGCCATTGTGCTCGTCGAGGCAGAGATATGGCCAAACTTCCTCTGGCGCGCCCGTGCCATGGACATTCCCCTGTTCCTGGTCAATGCCCGGCTCTCAGCCCGGTCCTACCCGCGCTATCGCTATTTTGGTTTTCTGTTCCGCCGTCTTTTTGGGTCGTTTACAGCCGTCGGCGCTCAGAATGAGGAGGACGCAGCCAAATTGCGGGAGTTGGGTTGCCTGCCGGAGCGGATTCACGTGGTGGGGAGCATGAAATTTGACGCCGCAAAGCTGGATGAGCGCCGGCGGCTGGATGTGCCGGGCATGCTGAGGCAGTTGGGCGTGCCCGGCGGGGCGCGGGTGCTGGTGGCCGGCAGCACGCACCCGGGTGAGGAAGCAATCCTGGCCGGCCAGTTCCTCCGCTTGCGCGCCCGTTTCCCGGACCTTTTCCTGGTGTTGGTCCCGCGTCATTTCGAACGCAGCCGCGAGGTGGGCCGGGAATTGGAGAAGCACGGCATCAAATTCATTTACCGGAATGAAATCACGGCTTCTACCCGGTATGGCGAAAATCAAATCCAATGCCTGCTCGTCAATACCACCGGTGAGCTGAAGTATTTTTATGAGCAGGCTACTCTCATTTTCATCGGCAAGAGCCTGACCGCGCAGGGAGGCCAAAATCCAATCGAACCCGGCGCTCTGGGCAAAGCGATGGTGTTCGGGCCGCACATGGAGAATTTTGCGGAAGTAGTGCGCAGTTTTCTTGGGCGCGCCGGAGCGGTCCAGGTCCATGATGCCGCGGAGCTGGAGAAAGCGCTCGAGAATCTGCTGGCGGATGAAGGGCGACGGGAGGAACTGGGGCGCAATGCGCTGGCTGTCGTGCGGGAAAACCTGGGCGCGATTGAGCGGACGGTGGACATGATCGTTCAGCACCTGGAAGGCGGCGAGCTTTACGTGGCGCCCAAGCGCCAAGCAGTGCGATCCACGAACAAGGAGAACCGTGCGGGTTCCGGGTGAACAGCCCAGCGGACCTTCTCAATCTGTCAAGCGTCAATCAACTCCGCGCGGTTCAGTCCATCTCGTCGAGGGCCAAAGAAGCGGCTGTTTTCAAGCACATGCAAATCGAAGAGCATGAACGAATCGTTGTAAGCAATCCTGTCTTGACCTCATGCGCAAAAATGAATTCCATCCCGTGGATTTCAGTCTGACTGATTAGCAACGATTAGAAGCATTTTGGGGATTTGAGCCCTGGAAAAAGCGGATTGAGTTGCAAAAGAACATTGATGGCGCGGGCAAAACTGGCGGGCGACAAAGCGGGAACTGCGTGGGCGCTGACACCGGGCTTGCTCCTGCCTTGGAGAACAGGCACACTGCGCCTCCGCCTGAGCGGTATAAATAGATTAGTGATATGAACGAAAACGAGAATTCGGCAGTGGATTTCAACAGGCGCGATTTTTTGAAGGGCGGTTCGGTAGCGACGCTGATGACGATGCTTGGCGGGGTGGAGTTGCTGGGCCAAGCCCCGGCCCCGGCCTTGAGCACGTACGCCGGACCGCGCATGAAAGTGGGGGTGATCGGCTTGGGACTTTGGGGGCGGGAGATCGTTACGACCCTGATGCAGATTGATCAGGCGGAGGTGGCGGCAATTTGCGATACTTATCCCGCAATGGTCCGCCGTACCGCCGATGCGGCCCCCAAGGCGGCGCAGACGGCCGATTACAAGACGATCCTGGCCAATAAGGATATCAAAGCCGTCATCGTGGCCACCCCCACGCACAAGCACAAAGAGATTGTCCTCGAAGCCCTCAAGGCCGGCAAACACGTCTATTGCGAGGCACCGCTGGCCCATAGCGTCGAAGACGCCCGGGAAATTGCCTTGGCCGCCAAAATCGCCGCACAACAGGTGTTCCAGGCCGGGTTCCAGATGCGCTCGGACCCGCAGCGGCATTTTCTGTTGCCGTTTCTGCGCTCGGGGGCAATTGGCAAATCGATCATGGCGCGCGCGCAGTGGCACAAAAAGCAGAGTTGGCGCTCCGCATCACCAAAACCGGAAAGAGAGAAGGAGTTGAATTGGCGTCTGAGCAAGGAGACCTCGACCGGTCTGATGGGTGAGATCGGCAGCCACGCGGTTGATCAGGTGGCATGGTTCCTCAGCGCTATGCCAAAAGCCGTCACCGGGTTTGGCGGGATTAATTTTTATACAGATGACGGACGAGACGTGCCCGACACGGTCCAGGCCGTGTTCGAATTTCCCGGAGGGGTGAATATGTTTTATGATGCCACCCTGGCCAACTCGTTTGACGGGCAGTATGAGATTGTTTATGGGAGCGACGCGGCGGTCATGCTGCGAGAAAGCAATGCCTGGTTGTTCAAGGAAGTCGATTCACCGCTTTTAGGCTGGGAAGTTTATGCTCGAAAAGAGATGTTTTACAAGGAAACGGGCATTGCCCTGGTAGCCAATGCCAGCAAAGCGGTGGTGCCCACCGGCCAGCAGGCTCAGAAAGAGGAAATCACCAGCACGCCGCTGTTCTTCGCGCTTCAACGATTCACACTGAATGCAGCGGACATCACCAATGCGATTGAAGATTTCACTTCTTCATTCGGGACCGATGATCCCAAGGCATTGGCTGAACAAGTCGCCAAAGTGCGCGCGGTGGCGCGACCGGCCTCTGACTATTTGGAAGGATTCCGGGCGACTGTGATGGGCATCAAGGCGAATGAGGCGATTCTGAGTCAGAATCGACTCGTGTTGAAGCCGGAATGGTATGAATTGAGCTGACGCCGAGCGGGAACCGATTGCTGCGGCGCTTGCTTTAGGAAAACAACTATTATGAAAATACGAACACTGATCGCGGGCCAAGTCGCACTTTTATTTCTCCTCAATACGGGGGTTCGAGCGCAAACGCTGACGCGTTTCGACGCCAAACCGGGGGCCGGCATGAAGGTCAGAATCGAAGGGACATCGACTGTCCACGATTGGCAAGTCGAGGGTCATTTGATTGCCGGCTCGGTCGAGGCTGGGTCCAATTTCCCAACCGAGCCGGGCCAGGATGTCAAGCCTGGCAAGATCGAAGCGCGCGCCATCGCCAGAATCCCGGTCACATCGCTCAAGAGCATCGAAAAAGATGGGTCACCCTACAGCGACAAGATGGATGAAGTGATGTACGGCAAATTGAAGGCGGACGCTCATCGTTGGATCGTCTTTCGTGTGACCGAACTCACACTGAAGGAACCAGCCAAGAGCAAAGATGCTCCGTACGTGTTCGATGCCAGGGGAGAACTCGAAGTGGCGGGCGTGACCAATCAGGTGGCACTGCCTGTGAACGTCCTGCCGCTTGGGGATAAGAAACTCAAGATTTCCGGCAGCACCACGGTCAAAATGACCGATTTCGGGGTTCAACCTCCGGTCCTGATTGGGCTGCTGAGCACAGGCGACCCCGTTAAGCTCAGCTTTGAATGGCCGGTCCAGCAAAGAAAGACCGCCGAGGCCGCCAAGTAGGACTGAGTAGGCTGAGAGGACTACCGCAGTCCAAGGCTTTCCAAGGCCTTGGCGCGGTCTGTTCCCGGTCCCCGGTTTGAACAGGAGATAACATCTCCGTTTCCTCCTGTTTTTTCTGCATGTTTCCCCCTTAGCCATCATCCCCATCCCTCTTCCTTTCTCCAAAGTAGTTTCCACCCACTTGCGGCGGGGCCATTTCAGGCCAAGTTAGTGGCAAATAACTTATGAAGGCGCAGAACGCTGTCCCGCAGGGAACGGGACGGAAAGCGGGTAGGACGCGGGGTGTAGTTTCGCCCAAGGAGATACACCAGCCGCGGCGCCTTCCCATTGGCGCCGAAGTCGTGGCGGGAGGCGGGACGCATTTTCGTGTTTGGGCGCCAAAGCATCGGAAGATGATGTTGCAGCTTTGTGATCGATTGGACTTTCCTGCTCGCGCGCTTCGAGAGGTTGAGATGGAATCTGAGGCCGGTGGTTACTTTTCCGGGTTTGTAGCCGAGGCCCATCCGGGGGTGTTCTATAAGTTTAAACCGGGAGCGGGATCGTTTTCGGACCCGGCTTCTCGTTTTCAGCCCAATGGACCGCATGGCCCCTCAGAGGTTGTCGATCCGTTTCAGTTCCGCTGGCGTGACGGCGAGTGGCGTGGGGTCGAGCGGCCAGGCCAAGTCATCTATGAACTTCACATTGGCACATTCACCCCGGAGGGGACCTGGGCGGCGGCGGCAGAGCAATTACCGGAATTAGCGCGCCTGGGCGTTACCGTGATCGAGCTGATGCCCGTAGCCGATTTCCCGGGTCAATTTGGCTGGGGATATGAT
This region includes:
- a CDS encoding sigma-70 family RNA polymerase sigma factor — its product is MPDLSSTIVESDSSVTRDLLGLARAGDAEAFGEVCRLYETQLLMQGLAICGDFTKAEDLAQDTLVEAWKSLKRYNGQCRFFTWLCAILLNRYRNMRRARRPLAFSTLVQLDQEQFQSQIDRLPSPEPLPDYAAALEEQALLVRKCIQALPPKHQQVVYLRFYADDSLEGIAAALGCSVGTVKSRLFNALDKLRRMRALTAGDNTRYSKENL
- a CDS encoding Gfo/Idh/MocA family oxidoreductase, coding for MNENENSAVDFNRRDFLKGGSVATLMTMLGGVELLGQAPAPALSTYAGPRMKVGVIGLGLWGREIVTTLMQIDQAEVAAICDTYPAMVRRTADAAPKAAQTADYKTILANKDIKAVIVATPTHKHKEIVLEALKAGKHVYCEAPLAHSVEDAREIALAAKIAAQQVFQAGFQMRSDPQRHFLLPFLRSGAIGKSIMARAQWHKKQSWRSASPKPEREKELNWRLSKETSTGLMGEIGSHAVDQVAWFLSAMPKAVTGFGGINFYTDDGRDVPDTVQAVFEFPGGVNMFYDATLANSFDGQYEIVYGSDAAVMLRESNAWLFKEVDSPLLGWEVYARKEMFYKETGIALVANASKAVVPTGQQAQKEEITSTPLFFALQRFTLNAADITNAIEDFTSSFGTDDPKALAEQVAKVRAVARPASDYLEGFRATVMGIKANEAILSQNRLVLKPEWYELS
- the lptE gene encoding LPS assembly lipoprotein LptE gives rise to the protein MRLLWGLCLAVLLGFVLSGCAGYKLGPTNGLEAGEKSVQINPFANRTLQPLLTDEVTAQLRKEFQHDGTFRLASHGDGDIIVSGNIIRYVRVEVTLASVDVLTVRDFRLEMRAQVTARERATGKVLLDQPVSGFTLIRVGSDLPSAERQALPLLAGDLAKNVTALLAEGKW
- the bamD gene encoding outer membrane protein assembly factor BamD — translated: MNRRWICLLLMLFCLLAFPSRSPAPLIYRPGEGWSYEPVGGGGKWQRARAKDQLEVAQTAFEKKDYSLALRAARRVVRVWPLSDYAPRAQYLVGRCYEAKGRDEKAFQEYQNVLEKQPKIDNYDEILQRQFNIANQYLAGKWFKLWGVIPIFSSMDKTASMYEKIVKNGAYSEVAPQAQMKIGAAREKQKNYAVAAKAYEMAADRYHDRPQLAADAVYRQGLCYKQEAQTAEYDQNTASQAIATFTDFMTLYPGDKRVAEAQKIIVGLKTEQARGDFEIAKFYEKYKKWNGALVYYNEVLLQDPNSQYATQARMRIDELKKRTLPATN
- a CDS encoding YceI family protein — its product is MKIRTLIAGQVALLFLLNTGVRAQTLTRFDAKPGAGMKVRIEGTSTVHDWQVEGHLIAGSVEAGSNFPTEPGQDVKPGKIEARAIARIPVTSLKSIEKDGSPYSDKMDEVMYGKLKADAHRWIVFRVTELTLKEPAKSKDAPYVFDARGELEVAGVTNQVALPVNVLPLGDKKLKISGSTTVKMTDFGVQPPVLIGLLSTGDPVKLSFEWPVQQRKTAEAAK
- a CDS encoding serine/threonine-protein kinase: MSDKPLRMVTCPGCEAKVFIPGDLAPLSTEPCKRCGHPIMMPMQLRQFELRSKIASGGQGKVYRAFDTVLERLVAVKIMRKELEADKVALESFIREARACASLNHTNIIHIYAFDDSEGQRYLVMELADRGSLDSRIEKYQRLPELDVLDIGIKIASALDLALKHNLIHRDIKPGNILFNSDNEPKLIDFGLARSVEVEPESNMVTEGTPYYVAPEKIKREKETFLSDMYSLGCTLYHALTGHVPFEAPSVQELVAAHVNIALTPPNLVVPEITQLTSEALVRVLAKDPRDRYLSYDEFTMALYQARAQLLLQQSQMVPAKGIKSKTSWWRR
- a CDS encoding 3-deoxy-D-manno-octulosonic acid transferase, with the protein product MRILYNILFTVAFALSAPYYFLRMWRRGNWVEGFAQRFGRYNSKFKQAITNRHTLWLHAVSVGEVNICTQLIRALEPRLPNLKVVVSTTTTTGMEELHRKLPSHVSRIYFPIDFRKCVSHALKTIRPEAIVLVEAEIWPNFLWRARAMDIPLFLVNARLSARSYPRYRYFGFLFRRLFGSFTAVGAQNEEDAAKLRELGCLPERIHVVGSMKFDAAKLDERRRLDVPGMLRQLGVPGGARVLVAGSTHPGEEAILAGQFLRLRARFPDLFLVLVPRHFERSREVGRELEKHGIKFIYRNEITASTRYGENQIQCLLVNTTGELKYFYEQATLIFIGKSLTAQGGQNPIEPGALGKAMVFGPHMENFAEVVRSFLGRAGAVQVHDAAELEKALENLLADEGRREELGRNALAVVRENLGAIERTVDMIVQHLEGGELYVAPKRQAVRSTNKENRAGSG